In the bacterium genome, GTTCAAGATGGTGAATGAACGGAAATTTGATATCCACTTCCAGACCTGGACTGGACTCCAATTCCCGAATCCGGAATCGAGCATGCACTCGAAAACTGCTGATCCGGATAACACGACAAACCTCTCCGGTATGAAAATTAAGCGAATTGACGAATTGTGTGAGCAGTACAATGTCACTTTCGATATGAAGACTCGCATTGCTCAGATTCGGGAAATCGACTCACTTGCTTGTGCAAACGTAGGGTACGCCCTCGGCTGGTACGCACCATTTAATCGCTTTGCTTACTGGAACAAATTCGGTCAGCCGAAAGGTATCCTGACCCGAACCGGCGATTACTTAGGCATTGTTTCAATATGGTGGTACGACGCCGAGAAGGATGCCGCTTTACAGGAAGCGCTCAAGGATCCAGCGAAGAAGCTTCCGGTTGGCGTAACCGAGGATAAGTATTGGATCGAATGGACGAAGGCGAATCCAATTAGCGGAAAGTTCTAACCTCTCGAATCCTCATAGTATGTGCGAATCGAAAATTCGCTTAGGTGAAAAATCTTTAGGGGTGGAGCTGTCAGCCGGCGGTTCCACCCTTACTAACCGATGACAAGGGACACTTATGTCCAGTATGGTTCAGTATTTCATCCGACGCTTCTTGCTCATCATTCCAACTTTCCTCGGAATAACGATGATCAGCTTCGGGATTATGCAAATTGTTCCCGGTGGACCGCTTGAGCAAGAGATAATGAAGCTCAAAATGGGATTGGCAGCTGCAGGCGAAGTCGGTGGCGGCTCCGGAAATGTCAGCGGAGCAGTTGAAATCCCAGAAGAAGCTTTAGCGGAAATGAGGAAATTCTACGGATTCGATAAACCAATACCTGTTCGTTATGCAACTTGGTTGTGGAATATTCTTCATTTCGATTTGGGACGAAGCTATAAATATGGTGAACCGGTGTGGGACGTAATCAAGTCACGTTTCCCGATTTCGATTTATTTTGGTTTGATTGGCTTCATCCTCTCTTATAGCATCTGTATTCCGTTGGGGATTATGAAAGCGGTCAAACATGGCAGCACATTTGACTTTGCCACCTCCTTCCTCGTGTTCTTAGGATATTCGACTCCCGGTTGGGCATTGGGTGCGATTCTCCTCGTGTTGTTTGGCGGTGGTTCCTTCTGGGATGTCTTCCCGTTGGGAGGTTTCCGTAGTGAAGGATGGGAAATGTTTGGTATGTGGGACAAAATCACTGATCAGGTATACCACACCATTCTACCTGTTATTGCTTATACCATCGGCAGTTTTGCAACATTAACCGTTCTAATGAAGAATAGCTTAATGGAGCAGTTGGGGCAAGATTATGTCCGAACCGCATTTGCCAAAGGTCTTTCCGAAAAGCGCGTCGTGTTTCTTCACGCCCTTCGCAACAGCTTGATTCCGATAGCAACCGGTCTTGGTCACTTCCTTGGAATAGTACTCGCAGGTAGCTATTTGATCGAGTATACATTCAACATCAACGGCTTCGGTTTGCTCGGATTCACGAGTGTGGTGAATCGCGATTACCCCATCGTTCTCGGTGTTATGGTGATTTCCAGTTTGATTGGCTTACTGGGAAACATTATCTCCGACATTCTTTATGCAATCATCGATCCTCGCATCCGGTTCCGGTAATATCTCATGAGTGAAAAAAATATAACGAGCGCGCTGAATACCAACGCTCCCATCGAAGAAGAAATCGCGCAAGGCAAAGAAATAGCGTCGGTTTCCCTCTTTAAGAAACGATTAAAGAAGTTCCGTTCGCTCAAACGTGGTTACTATAGTTTTCTCATTTTAACCACATTGTACCTATTGAGCTTCCTACTCATGTTTCTTGTCAACAACCGTGCATTGGTTGTGAAATACAATGGAAGTCTTTATTTCCCAATTTTCACATACCATGCTGCCAGCGAGTTTGGTCAGGAAGGATTCGGTGAAGCGAAGTATCGCGCTTTAGATAGAAAATTCGAGAGCGACGGTTCGGGCAATTGGGTGATCATGCCAATTTATCCCTACGACGCTATCGAGAGTTTACTCGATGAATTCACCGATACTCCTCCCCATGCCCCGTCACGTGAGCACTGGATGGGTACCGATGATCGCGGGCGCGACGTATTTGCAAGATTAGCCTACGGATTCCGAATATCGGTTTCGTTTGCTTTGTTGCTCATCTTCATTGAATACATCATCGGAATTTCAATCGGTGCTTCACTTGGTTTCTACGGCGGAAAGCTTGACCTCTTCGGTCAGCGTTTGATCGAGTTATGGTCGGCAGTGCCCGGGTTGTACACACTGATTATTCTAACATCGATTTTCCGCCCCAACTTCGCGATGTTGGTTATTTTTCTTGCGATCTTCGCCTGGATGGGTATCACGTACTACATCCGTGGTGAATTCTACCGGGAAAAAGCGAAAGATTATGTGTCGGCTGCATTGGCAATGGGCGCTACCGACAAACAGATAATATTCCGCCACATCTTACCCAATGCATTGACACCGGTGATTTCGTTCGCGCCATTTGCCGTCGTAGGTGGTATCGGTTCGCTGGTCGCGTTGGATTACTTAGGATTCGGCTTGCCGCCACCGACACCGTCGTGGGGACAAATGGCGCAAGTCGGCTTGCAGAACATATCAAAATGGTGGCTGGTAATGTTCCCCTTAGGAGCATTATTTGTTACCCTTTTGTTGGTCGTTTTTATTGGCGAAGCAGTGCGTAATGCATTCGATCCACGTGAGTATTCGAGGTTGCGATGAGCGTTTCAAACAAAGTACTAGTCGACGTACGCGACCTCCGCACCTCTTTCTTTATCGAGAAGCAAGCGGCACCGGCAGTTGGCGGCGTTAGTTTCCAGATTTTTGAGGGAGAAGTCTTCGGACTCGTGGGCGAATCCGGCTCCGGAAAAAGCGTAACTGCTCAGAGCATTATGCGGTTGATTCCCGATCCACCAGGAAAAATCATCGGTGGTGAAATTTTCCTCCGCGATAAAAATTTGCTCAAGCTGCCGCTCTCGGAAATGCGGAAGATTCGCGGCAAAGAAATCGGTATGATTTTCCAAGAGCCGATGACTTCGCTGAATCCCGTGTACAAAATCGGATTCCAATTACGGGAAATCGTTTTGGAACACGAAAAGCACATGACGAAAGCTCAAGCGACCGACCGTGCAACGGAAATGCTTGATCTGGTGGGTATCCCCGACGCACGTAAGCGGTTGGAAGAGTATCCCCATCAGTTTTCCGGCGGTATGCGGCAACGGGTGATGATTGCAATGGCGCTGGCTTGTAATCCCTCACTACTTATTGCCGACGAGCCGACGACTGCTCTCGACGTGACAATTCAAGCGCAGATTCTCGAATTGATGCTGGAAGTAAAATCGAAGCGGCAGGATGCGGCAATTCTGCTCATCACTCACGACCTCGCTGTGATTGCAGAGACTTGTCAGCGGGTCGCTGTCATGTATGGCGGTATGATACAAGAGATTGCACCGGTATACGATTTATTCGATCATCCGATGCATCCGTACACCCGTGGATTGATGGATTCGTTGCCGTCTCCAAAAACAAAACGGCGGACAAAACTCGCGACGATTCCGGGAATGGTTCCATCGATTTTCGATTTACCAAAGGGGTGTAAATTCTGCACCCGTTGTAAAGAGAAAATTGCGATCTGCGATAAAGTCGAACCACCGCTCTATCAAGTGGGCGAACAACATTGGTCGCGCTGCCACTTAGTCGAAAAGAATGCGATTGGTAATAAACAACCTGCCGGGAAAGGGGGTGTGCAATGAGTCTACCTCTTCTCACCGTGAAGGATTTGAAAGTTTTCTTTCCGATTTTCGGCGGTATTCTGTATCGCAAACTTGGTGAAATCAAAGCGGTCGACGGTGTGAGTTTTACGTTGAATCGCGGCGAAACACTGGGGTTGGTTGGCGAATCGGGATGCGGCAAATCGACTACGGGACGGGCAATCATCAACGTTCTTCGGTTCGTTGCACCAGATGTTCACCTGTCTGGCGAGATTAATCTGCATGATACACAAGGCAATACGGTCAATCTGATCGAACTGGATAAGAATGCGATGCGTCCGTTTCGCAGCCGAATTCAGATGGTCTTTCAAGACCCATATAGCTCATTGAATCCGCGTTTGACAGTTAAGCAGATTATCGAAGAACCGTTGGAAATCCATACGAAGCTCTCACATGCCGAACGCGACGAACGGGTGGCATGGCTGCTAAGTAAAGTTGGATTGCGTCCTGAACAAGCGCGTCGCTATCCCCATGAATTTTCCGGTGGTCAACGGCAGCGCATCGGTGTAGCGCGGGCATTGGCGACGAATCCGGAGTTGATTATTGCCGACGAGCCGGTATCGGCGCTCGACGTGTCGATTCAAGCGCAAGTCTTAAATCTGTTACTCGAACTGCAAGAAGAATTCAATTTAACATTTTTGTTTATCGCGCATGATTTATCCGTGGTGCAACACATCAGTCACCGGATTGCTGTGATGTATTTAGGGAATATCGTCGAGTTGGGCGATTCTGAAACAATCTTCAATCATCCCCGCCATCCGTACACGAAGGCGTTAATCAGCGCGGTGCCGATGCCGGAACCGCAACGTACACGCCCTCAGCGGCAGGTGCTCGTCGGCGATGTACCTACGCCGTTGGCGAAGCCGTCAGGGTGTGGTTTCCGAACTCGTTGTCCGATTGCGAAACCGGAATGTGCGCAAGCCGTTCCGCCATTCACGGATAAGGGGAATGGGCATTGGGTCGCTTGTCCGTATGCATGAGATTTCTGATGCATGATTATAAGAAGGGCGGTGTCGAACCGCCCTTTTTTTATAAACTCACTGCTCAGCGTTTGATTCTTAGGTTGCTATCACTATTATTACTGTAGTGAAGCAACATCCCATTTTCCTTTACTTGCGCTGATTTCCTTGACCGGAAACGCTATGAAACTCGATCCTCGTAAGCTTGCTGTAACCTACGTTGCTTTTCTTCTCCTAAGCATCGCGAACATCACATCTGCTATTTCGTCGACACCGAAAACCATCCCCTCCCCGTTCTTCTTTACCGAAAACAAAGGGCAATGGGACGCTCGCGTCCTCTACAAGTGTCAAGCGAAGAATGGGATGACATGGTTCCTCGAACGTGATGGAATTACTCTGTTGCTAACGCAACCGGGGGCTCGGGATTCGGATTTCGGGGCTCAGGGTAGGGACGGACCCCCACGCCCGCCAATCGATGACCCCGTACGTCGGACATTCTTGTCCGACGACGTAATGGAAAACGACTTACCCGAAATGCTGCGTCGCCATCCCGCGCGTAAGAATGTTCCGATGAAGAGTCATGCGTTGAAATTTCACTTCGTGAAGGGTGAAGGGTTAAAGGTCAAGGGTGAAGGGTTAAAGGTCAAGGGTGAAGGGTCAAAGGTCAAGGGTGAAGGGTCAAAGGTGAATGGTGCAAGGGAAACTAAAGAAGTTTCTGAGAACCTTGACCAGTCTTTTTCTACTCAACACCCTTCACCTTACACCTTACACCAATCTTTTTCCACCCTACACCCTACTCCTTACACCTTACACCAATCTTTTTCCACCTTACACCGTGCTGAAACACGCAGTGTTGAAGCGCAGGGAGAGCTCCCCTGGAAGAATAATTATTTCTTAGGCAACGACTCTTCGCGGTGGGCACCGAATTGCCGGAACTTTTCTTCGGTCGTGTATCGGGAAGTGTGGGAAAGAATCGATGTTGAATGGTATGAAAACGATGGCAAATTGGAATTCGATTTCATCGTCCATCCCGGCTTCGATCCCAATCAGATTCGGATGTCGGTGGAAGGATTAGAGGGGGATCGGATTTCGGGGTTCGGGGCTCCGGAATCGTTACTGTCATTGCGAGGCAGCGCAGCGACGAAGCAATCCCATTTGGATAATGGGGAACGGGGGACAGGGGACAGTAGGGGCGGACGCCCCTGTCCGCCCGACAGTAGGGGCGTGCCGCGCACGCCCGCAGTTACAGGCGTAAGTCAGACAATCCTGTCTGACAAGTATTCCAGTAGGGGCAGACCCTCTGGGTCGCCCGCAGAGAATGTTCGTGACCTGCTTCGCGATTCACGAACCACTGAAGGAACTGTACATCGGCAAAAAATGTCCGACGACAACACCAGTAGGGGCGGACGCCCCTGTCCGCCCGATGGAAAAGAAAATGTTCGTGACCTGCTGCGCGATTCACGAACCACTGGAGGTACTAGTCTGTCTTTGCGAGGAATGGAACGTAGGATCGTCAGCCGCGAGGCTGACAGCCGCAGTGAAATGACGAAGCAATCTCATTTGGAAATCGGGAACAGAGAACCGGAGACAGGGAGCAGTAGGGTCAGACCCCAGAATAGTCAGTCCGATGGAAAAGAAAATGTTCGCGACATGGTTCCCGAGTCGCGAACCACTGTAGGAATTTCTTCTCGAACCCCGAATACCGAATCCCGAACCCCTACGAATGGAACCCCGAATACCGAATTCCGAACCCCTACGAATGGAACCCCGATTGCCCAATCCCCATTGCCCATCACCGAGCTTCTCCTACCAACATCCTTGGGGGAATTGCGAACGGCACTGCCAAGTGTGTATCAAATCTCGGCAAATGGTACTCGCAATGAAATCGATGCGACGTTCCAATTAACCGACCAAAACACGTTCGGAATCACGCTCCCGAACGGCTACAATCCCGACCATTCTTTGCGCATCGATCCCCTCATTTACAGTACCTATTTAGGGGGGAGTGGTGCTGATTATGGATCTGACCTGTGTGAGGTTGGGAATGGAAATGTTGTTGTTTTGGGATCAACACAAAGCTTTGAGTTTCCAATCACAATAGGTAGCTATCAATCGTGGTTAAACGGAAGTACAGATTGGTTTGTTACAGAACTCAATAGTAGTGGTTCACAACTGGTTTTTAGTACTTATATCGGAGGAACCTTAAGTGATTACAATAATCGAATTCTCAGAGCAGGCGATAACTCGTTGATCATTACCGGTTATACTCGTAGCACTGACTTTCCAGAATATAATCGATTGGGTGTATGCGGTAGCATTGACGGGTTAATAGTTACTCTTAGTAGTAACGGATCACAACTACTTACTAGTACTAGAATCGGTGGGTCGAGTGATGATGATATTCGACCAATTATACCTGATGAAACAGGTGGATATTATGTTGGTTGCGGTACTTTGAGTGTTGATTACCCAATAACTGCCAACGCGTTTGATACCTCCGCAAACGGACAGAGTGACGGTTGCATTATGCGGTTTAACAACAACTTCACACAGATACTTTACAGCTCTTACTTTGGTGGCTCGATGAATGAGAACATTACCGATGTTTGTCTGTCGCCAGCTGGTGGAATTGTAGTAACTGGGTTAACATTGAGTGCAAATTTGCCTGTTACATCTACTGCAATTGACTCAACCATTAGCGGAGATTATGATTGTTTTGTCGCAAAATTTGATGCCTCATTATCATCCCTTTTATATAATACATTTCTCGGCGGCTTAGGCTATGATTCAGGATCAAACATCGTTTGCGATAGTAGCGGAATTGTTGTAACAGGTGCGGCGGGTGCAGGATTTCCAGTAACCAGTTGTGCTTTGGATACGACCTATCATGGAGGTATGGATTGCCATGTCACAAAACTGAGATTGGATGGGTTACAACTTGTTTTCTGTACCTACTTAGGTGGGATTGGAGATGATCATGGTTACTGTATCGATCTAGATGATCATTATAATTATATCGTTGCAGGAAGAACCCAAAGCGTAGATTTTCCAACGACCGCTATGTCTCTATTTCCAACAAATCAGGGGCAACAAGATGGTTTTGCATTGCTTCTCAATTCAGATGGTTCACAGTTATTGTATAGTACATTTTTGGGTGGGTTATCGGAGGATCGACTTAATTCACTCACTTTACTCAGAGATAGTGTTATTACAGTAGTTGGTTCTACAGCAAGTGTTAATTATCCAATTACCAACAATAGCTATGACACAACCTACAACGGTGGTTCAAGTGACTGTATTGTTACAAGACTTTTTCTAAACATTGACACTAACGATGTCGCAAACGAACAATACAAACTACCCGAACTGTATTCATTATCCCAAAACTACCCCAACCCCTTCAACTCATCTACCACCATTTCCTATTCACTGCCAAAACCGGGGAATGGTTGAACTGAGACTATTCGACATCACGGGGCGCGAAGTGACTACCCTCGTTAACCAGAAACAGCAAACCGGAAGCTATCGGGTGACGTTCGATGGAAAGAATCTTTCGTCGGGAACTTATTTTGTGCGGATGCAAGCGGGGGAATTTGTGAAGACGCAGAAGATGGTGCTCTTAAGGTGAAAGGTGTAAGGTGTAAGGTGAAGGGGATCGAAAAAAATGGTGAAAGGTGTAGGGTGTAAGGTGTAAGGTGTAGGTTGTAAGGGTAGAGAAAGGCGTCCCCGCCTGTATAGGGTAGCGACAGGTCTCCCGACCTGTTAAAAACGAAAGGGCGACCCAGAGGGTCTGCCCCTACTGAAACAAGGGCGGCTGCCAGCCGCCCCTACGATACAATAAGTTTACCTGCGGTGAGCCCTCCGGGGCTGCCACGTCGTCCTCCGTACGGCGGATTTCTCACAAAGATAAGTAAAAGAATAGAAAAAA is a window encoding:
- a CDS encoding ABC transporter permease subunit, which gives rise to MVQYFIRRFLLIIPTFLGITMISFGIMQIVPGGPLEQEIMKLKMGLAAAGEVGGGSGNVSGAVEIPEEALAEMRKFYGFDKPIPVRYATWLWNILHFDLGRSYKYGEPVWDVIKSRFPISIYFGLIGFILSYSICIPLGIMKAVKHGSTFDFATSFLVFLGYSTPGWALGAILLVLFGGGSFWDVFPLGGFRSEGWEMFGMWDKITDQVYHTILPVIAYTIGSFATLTVLMKNSLMEQLGQDYVRTAFAKGLSEKRVVFLHALRNSLIPIATGLGHFLGIVLAGSYLIEYTFNINGFGLLGFTSVVNRDYPIVLGVMVISSLIGLLGNIISDILYAIIDPRIRFR
- a CDS encoding ABC transporter permease subunit translates to MSEKNITSALNTNAPIEEEIAQGKEIASVSLFKKRLKKFRSLKRGYYSFLILTTLYLLSFLLMFLVNNRALVVKYNGSLYFPIFTYHAASEFGQEGFGEAKYRALDRKFESDGSGNWVIMPIYPYDAIESLLDEFTDTPPHAPSREHWMGTDDRGRDVFARLAYGFRISVSFALLLIFIEYIIGISIGASLGFYGGKLDLFGQRLIELWSAVPGLYTLIILTSIFRPNFAMLVIFLAIFAWMGITYYIRGEFYREKAKDYVSAALAMGATDKQIIFRHILPNALTPVISFAPFAVVGGIGSLVALDYLGFGLPPPTPSWGQMAQVGLQNISKWWLVMFPLGALFVTLLLVVFIGEAVRNAFDPREYSRLR
- a CDS encoding ABC transporter ATP-binding protein, producing MSVSNKVLVDVRDLRTSFFIEKQAAPAVGGVSFQIFEGEVFGLVGESGSGKSVTAQSIMRLIPDPPGKIIGGEIFLRDKNLLKLPLSEMRKIRGKEIGMIFQEPMTSLNPVYKIGFQLREIVLEHEKHMTKAQATDRATEMLDLVGIPDARKRLEEYPHQFSGGMRQRVMIAMALACNPSLLIADEPTTALDVTIQAQILELMLEVKSKRQDAAILLITHDLAVIAETCQRVAVMYGGMIQEIAPVYDLFDHPMHPYTRGLMDSLPSPKTKRRTKLATIPGMVPSIFDLPKGCKFCTRCKEKIAICDKVEPPLYQVGEQHWSRCHLVEKNAIGNKQPAGKGGVQ
- a CDS encoding ATP-binding cassette domain-containing protein, which produces MSLPLLTVKDLKVFFPIFGGILYRKLGEIKAVDGVSFTLNRGETLGLVGESGCGKSTTGRAIINVLRFVAPDVHLSGEINLHDTQGNTVNLIELDKNAMRPFRSRIQMVFQDPYSSLNPRLTVKQIIEEPLEIHTKLSHAERDERVAWLLSKVGLRPEQARRYPHEFSGGQRQRIGVARALATNPELIIADEPVSALDVSIQAQVLNLLLELQEEFNLTFLFIAHDLSVVQHISHRIAVMYLGNIVELGDSETIFNHPRHPYTKALISAVPMPEPQRTRPQRQVLVGDVPTPLAKPSGCGFRTRCPIAKPECAQAVPPFTDKGNGHWVACPYA
- a CDS encoding T9SS type A sorting domain-containing protein, encoding MVELRLFDITGREVTTLVNQKQQTGSYRVTFDGKNLSSGTYFVRMQAGEFVKTQKMVLLR